Proteins encoded in a region of the Pseudothermotoga elfii DSM 9442 = NBRC 107921 genome:
- the mutS gene encoding DNA mismatch repair protein MutS codes for MKLTPMMQQYMDIKSKYKDAILLFRLGDFYEAFFEDAEIVSKTLDLVLTHRQDAPMAGVPYHALNTYLKKLVQFGYKVAICDQVEDPSTAKGLVKREVTRIVTPGTVLEDDLLDQNSNNYLVAICRKSEYSVAGVDISTGESFVVSFKDFQSMIDFLGSVKVSQVLCEPDLRQDLEKNLADIMIESLADWHLDDALLEKDIAEVFKVSDIDHLELGSNLKVFGALVRYLRYTLMSPCTLVKPPRIIRDQMYVFLDPATIEHLSLVGGEKGKNLFDVLNHTKTSMGSRLLKNWILQPLRDLYEINKRLDKVQAFVEDSILLNEIREYLQAVRDIQRIANRINYGKASVKDLVALRSTLQVCPYIKEVLLTNEAFPEAAMVDCLHDICEILNDAIKEEPSSVIGEGKVIKEGYDEQLDQLRELVYHSQEFLNNFEQRERDRTGIPNLRVGYNSVFGYYIEITKSHLSKIPPNYVRKQTLVNAERFITDELKEFEQKMLTAKENLERREKEIYDEICASLSSKVGLIIELAEFLAQIDVLSTLAYVAIRYGYTKPSFSNDGKLLLRNSRHPVVERLVDTFVPNDLEMDRTKNFIILTGPNMSGKSTFIRQVALVSIMAQMGSFVPADEAILPVFDRIFAKMGIRDDIASGKSTFLIEMNEVAKIVYQATENSLILLDEVGRGTSTFDGISIAWAVSEYLQNQISCKCIFATHFTELTELAKMYDGIVNKTVQVIEEKNQVIFLHRVVDGIADRSYGIEVAGIAGLPGEIIQRAREVLDVIANKSELEDKLRVISSEKLKKLKKKKVHPNQAQLW; via the coding sequence TTGAAGCTCACCCCGATGATGCAACAGTACATGGATATAAAATCAAAGTATAAAGATGCTATTCTTCTCTTTCGCCTCGGAGATTTTTACGAGGCTTTTTTTGAAGACGCTGAGATTGTTTCTAAAACTCTGGATCTTGTCCTGACTCACAGGCAGGATGCTCCCATGGCTGGTGTACCTTATCATGCTTTGAACACATATTTGAAAAAACTTGTCCAATTCGGGTACAAAGTAGCAATATGTGATCAGGTGGAAGATCCTTCTACAGCTAAGGGTCTTGTAAAAAGAGAAGTAACCCGCATTGTCACGCCAGGTACAGTTTTAGAGGATGATCTACTTGATCAAAATTCCAATAATTACCTTGTTGCCATATGCAGGAAAAGCGAATACTCGGTCGCAGGTGTAGATATTTCAACAGGTGAGAGTTTTGTGGTGTCTTTCAAAGATTTTCAATCTATGATTGATTTTCTTGGGTCAGTGAAAGTATCTCAGGTACTTTGCGAACCAGATTTAAGGCAAGATCTTGAGAAAAATCTGGCTGATATAATGATAGAATCGCTTGCTGATTGGCATCTGGACGATGCTTTACTCGAAAAAGATATTGCAGAAGTATTCAAGGTTTCTGACATAGACCACCTCGAGCTTGGAAGTAATCTAAAAGTTTTTGGAGCGCTTGTAAGGTATTTAAGATACACATTAATGTCGCCATGCACACTTGTTAAGCCACCGAGGATTATCAGAGATCAGATGTATGTTTTTCTCGATCCTGCAACAATAGAGCATCTTAGCCTGGTTGGCGGAGAAAAAGGAAAAAATTTATTCGATGTTTTGAACCACACTAAAACATCGATGGGGTCCAGGTTGTTAAAAAATTGGATTCTCCAACCACTCAGAGATCTTTATGAGATAAATAAAAGACTTGACAAAGTGCAGGCATTTGTAGAAGATTCGATTCTTCTCAATGAAATTAGAGAGTATTTGCAAGCCGTGAGAGATATTCAGAGAATTGCAAATAGAATCAACTACGGAAAAGCCTCAGTGAAAGACCTCGTTGCTCTCCGATCAACACTTCAGGTATGTCCGTATATAAAAGAAGTTCTTTTAACAAATGAAGCGTTTCCTGAGGCGGCTATGGTTGACTGCTTGCATGATATTTGCGAAATTCTCAATGATGCGATAAAAGAAGAACCATCATCTGTTATAGGTGAAGGAAAAGTTATCAAAGAAGGTTATGATGAACAGCTTGATCAGTTGAGAGAACTTGTCTATCATTCTCAAGAATTCTTGAACAATTTTGAACAACGTGAAAGAGATCGAACTGGTATACCCAATTTGAGAGTTGGGTATAATTCAGTATTCGGCTATTATATTGAAATAACCAAATCACATTTATCAAAAATTCCACCCAATTATGTTAGAAAACAAACACTCGTCAACGCAGAGAGGTTCATAACAGATGAACTGAAAGAATTCGAGCAGAAGATGTTGACTGCTAAAGAAAATCTTGAAAGGCGCGAGAAAGAGATTTATGATGAGATATGCGCATCACTTTCTTCAAAAGTTGGCTTGATTATAGAATTGGCTGAATTTCTTGCACAGATAGATGTTCTCTCCACACTTGCATATGTTGCTATTCGCTATGGCTACACCAAACCGAGTTTCAGTAATGATGGAAAACTCCTGCTGAGAAATTCAAGGCACCCGGTTGTTGAAAGACTTGTGGATACCTTTGTACCAAATGATCTGGAAATGGATCGTACAAAGAATTTTATTATTTTGACTGGCCCAAATATGAGCGGCAAATCAACTTTTATAAGGCAGGTAGCGCTGGTTTCTATTATGGCGCAGATGGGCAGTTTTGTACCGGCAGATGAAGCGATATTACCTGTTTTCGACAGGATTTTTGCAAAAATGGGTATTCGAGACGATATAGCATCTGGTAAGAGTACGTTTTTAATAGAGATGAATGAGGTTGCCAAGATAGTTTATCAAGCAACAGAAAATAGTCTTATTTTGCTTGATGAAGTTGGAAGAGGTACCAGTACTTTCGATGGAATAAGTATAGCCTGGGCTGTATCGGAATATTTACAAAATCAGATAAGCTGTAAATGCATATTTGCGACTCATTTTACTGAACTCACAGAACTTGCAAAAATGTACGACGGCATAGTTAATAAGACTGTTCAGGTAATTGAAGAAAAAAATCAGGTGATTTTTTTGCACAGGGTTGTTGATGGAATAGCTGATAGAAGTTATGGAATTGAAGTAGCCGGCATCGCCGGATTGCCGGGTGAGATCATTCAACGGGCTCGAGAAGTACTTGATGTTATAGCCAATAAGAGCGAACTTGAGGACAAATTAAGAGTTATCAGCAGTGAAAAATTGAAAAAACTCAAAAAAAAGAAGGTGCATCCGAATCAAGCCCAACTGTGGTGA
- a CDS encoding glycoside hydrolase family 130 protein: protein MKVFGEKIHNLPWENKPQGCREVVWRYSKNPIIKRNPILKGSRIFNSAIVPYKNEFVGIFRVDHKDGVPFLHSGRSTDGIQWHIEEEDIKWVDIDGKPFPVNYAYDPRLTKIDDSYYITFCTDDHGPTIGIGTTKDFKTFVRLPNAYVPFNRNGVLFPRKINGKYIMLNRPSDNGHTPFGDIFLSESFDMIHWGNHRYVMGTNKQNWWENLKIGAGPVPIETDAGWLLIYHGVTLTCNGYVYSFGGALLDIDNPDKVLYRGKYYLLTPEEDYETSGFVPNVVFPCTAICDVETGRLAIYYGAADSYIALAFAYIDEIIDFIRKNPN, encoded by the coding sequence TTGAAGGTTTTTGGCGAGAAAATTCATAACCTTCCTTGGGAAAACAAACCGCAAGGATGTAGAGAAGTTGTATGGCGATACAGCAAAAACCCTATAATTAAAAGAAACCCTATTCTCAAAGGTTCGAGAATTTTTAATTCAGCTATAGTACCTTACAAAAATGAGTTTGTGGGAATATTTAGAGTGGATCATAAAGATGGGGTACCATTTTTGCATTCTGGCAGAAGCACAGATGGCATTCAATGGCATATTGAAGAAGAAGATATAAAATGGGTCGATATTGATGGAAAACCATTCCCGGTAAATTACGCTTATGATCCCAGACTGACAAAAATCGATGATTCCTATTACATAACTTTTTGTACAGACGATCATGGCCCCACTATCGGTATAGGCACAACAAAAGATTTTAAAACTTTCGTCAGGCTTCCAAATGCTTATGTTCCTTTTAACAGAAATGGTGTTTTATTTCCAAGAAAGATAAACGGAAAATACATCATGCTAAACAGACCAAGTGACAATGGCCACACCCCTTTTGGTGATATATTTCTCAGCGAAAGCTTTGACATGATACATTGGGGAAATCACAGATATGTCATGGGAACAAACAAACAAAACTGGTGGGAAAATTTAAAAATAGGAGCTGGTCCTGTCCCAATAGAGACAGACGCTGGATGGCTTCTTATATATCATGGTGTTACACTCACTTGCAACGGCTATGTGTACAGCTTCGGTGGAGCCCTTCTTGACATAGATAATCCAGACAAGGTTCTTTACAGAGGAAAATATTATCTTTTAACACCCGAAGAAGATTATGAGACATCTGGCTTTGTCCCAAATGTGGTTTTCCCATGCACGGCAATCTGCGATGTTGAGACGGGAAGACTCGCTATATATTACGGGGCAGCCGATAGTTACATCGCGTTGGCATTTGCATATATAGATGAAATTATAGATTTCATCAGGAAAAATCCAAACTGA
- the tig gene encoding trigger factor produces MERVVKTEDKNMVVCEYTFTKDEIEEAEEVALRQVVNRVEIPGFRKGRAPKQIVRSRYPETVKSEMIDFFWQKIVKQIDEQENMLLPPILVDFELSNNRARMTIEVHRLPDVEIKPFEDFELKKVDKPSVMKDYIERKLKELQQTHAILEPKEGPAEYDDMVRVKMTITTDGKVIMNQKVSEYVLYKEDDRPVVSEIVGKKSGDVVEFDRDFGEGKVYHYKIEIEQVNKRRLIDISDELAKTVSAEYETLEQLKDAIEREGNELYEKEMDEFLKTQALDSLVKTSQLLVSERTLSQLVETVFDKIRRDREEYEKLLKDHDNNPEKLREALKNYYITDMKETYSIRKVARENNLDVSEDEVQNEAENLAIAWGISVERAKSILKSRNDIFEDVRWELLKRKVAELIVQRAKIVDVKPEELQNEGKEAQKNEDN; encoded by the coding sequence ATGGAGCGAGTAGTTAAAACAGAGGATAAAAACATGGTTGTATGTGAATACACATTCACAAAAGATGAGATCGAAGAAGCTGAGGAAGTTGCATTAAGACAGGTAGTTAACAGAGTGGAAATACCCGGATTTAGAAAAGGGAGGGCTCCAAAGCAAATTGTAAGATCAAGATACCCGGAAACTGTAAAATCTGAAATGATTGACTTTTTCTGGCAAAAAATTGTAAAACAAATAGATGAACAGGAAAACATGCTTTTACCTCCTATCCTGGTCGATTTCGAGTTATCCAATAACAGAGCAAGAATGACAATAGAGGTTCACAGATTGCCAGATGTTGAGATCAAACCATTCGAGGATTTTGAGTTGAAGAAAGTTGACAAACCTTCTGTCATGAAAGACTATATTGAGAGAAAGTTGAAAGAGCTTCAGCAAACACACGCGATACTTGAACCAAAAGAAGGACCTGCGGAATACGACGATATGGTAAGAGTAAAAATGACTATTACGACAGATGGCAAAGTAATAATGAATCAGAAGGTAAGTGAATACGTCCTTTACAAAGAGGACGACAGACCTGTAGTCAGTGAGATAGTAGGCAAGAAGTCTGGCGATGTGGTTGAATTTGACAGAGATTTCGGAGAGGGAAAGGTATACCATTACAAAATAGAAATAGAGCAGGTAAATAAGAGGCGATTGATTGATATTTCAGACGAACTTGCAAAAACGGTAAGCGCCGAATATGAAACACTTGAGCAGTTGAAAGATGCCATAGAAAGAGAAGGAAACGAACTGTACGAGAAAGAGATGGATGAATTTTTGAAAACACAGGCTCTGGATTCACTGGTTAAAACTTCACAGCTTTTGGTATCTGAAAGGACGCTGTCGCAGTTAGTAGAAACGGTCTTTGATAAGATCAGGCGCGACAGAGAAGAGTATGAGAAATTACTGAAAGATCATGACAATAATCCGGAAAAACTGAGAGAGGCACTTAAGAACTACTATATAACAGATATGAAAGAAACCTATTCTATTCGGAAAGTTGCCCGGGAAAATAACCTGGATGTGTCGGAAGATGAGGTTCAAAATGAAGCAGAAAATCTGGCAATTGCCTGGGGAATATCGGTTGAAAGAGCGAAAAGTATTCTGAAGTCAAGAAACGATATCTTTGAGGATGTTCGCTGGGAATTGTTGAAAAGAAAAGTTGCCGAACTTATTGTTCAGCGCGCAAAGATAGTTGATGTTAAGCCGGAAGAACTTCAGAATGAGGGCAAGGAGGCTCAAAAAAATGAAGATAACTGA
- the clpP gene encoding ATP-dependent Clp endopeptidase proteolytic subunit ClpP, which translates to MRARRLKKMKITDQLIPTVIESTGRYERAYDIYSRLLKDRIVFLGYAIDDHVANLVVAQLLFLEAEDPDKDIQLYINSPGGSVTAGLAIYDTMQYIKSDVVTICVGQAASMAAVLLASGTKGKRFALPNARIMLHQPLGGAEGPVKDVEIITKELLRIKNLINTILSEKTGQPLDRIEKDTDRDFFMSAYEALDYGLVDKVIESKRR; encoded by the coding sequence ATGAGGGCAAGGAGGCTCAAAAAAATGAAGATAACTGACCAATTAATACCGACTGTTATTGAATCTACAGGAAGATATGAGCGGGCTTATGATATCTATTCCCGCCTTCTAAAAGATCGTATAGTATTTCTTGGTTACGCTATAGACGATCATGTGGCAAACCTCGTTGTTGCGCAACTTCTGTTCCTTGAGGCTGAGGATCCAGATAAGGATATTCAGCTTTATATAAACAGTCCCGGTGGGTCTGTAACAGCTGGCCTGGCCATATACGATACTATGCAGTACATAAAGAGTGATGTTGTGACTATATGTGTAGGACAGGCTGCTTCGATGGCGGCGGTTCTTCTTGCAAGCGGTACAAAGGGCAAACGATTTGCCCTACCCAACGCCAGGATAATGCTTCATCAACCACTTGGAGGAGCAGAGGGACCTGTGAAAGATGTCGAGATAATCACAAAAGAGCTGCTGAGGATTAAAAATCTCATTAACACAATACTGAGCGAGAAGACGGGACAGCCCCTGGATAGGATAGAAAAAGACACTGATCGAGATTTCTTTATGAGTGCTTATGAAGCTCTCGATTACGGGCTGGTGGATAAAGTAATAGAATCAAAAAGAAGGTGA
- a CDS encoding penicillin-binding protein, which yields MKLIFYVAAIFSAVMVVSFLLKGNAAYSPKHWMITLPATRGKLLDVNDRLCAVDEAFYVAYLDVNYLKQRYIDSIDAQLSLLVKNFNLPYSPAELLNGKTRFIRLDESRDREAIVNKIPTSLLPFISIEIQTRRRQISDYALDKIVGRVIDGHGTGGVEEKLDKILKKRKDGKLLLKYHGFVSLSPNIEQIIEPEDGSDVKLSIDIDIQKICYEEIQKAVLENNAIAGGVVVMETNTGKIRAMVTTRDWNDAVLGYFEPGSAIKPVIYSIAIENNIVGPDDVFECNGSVKPVEDLDIVVKDLEAHGQVDVQKALAVSCNTATILIAKKIKEKMGEYGYYSWLRRFGLGEKTGVEIAGEIDGVLRRPEQWSKIDFAMISIGHGIGTPPLQFLAAFNVIANRGEYVYPTLLEEKIPETRRIVSEKTSSLVCQMLRKVVEEGTGIKAQVPGVNVAGKTGTAQKIAAGEGKYFSIFAGFYPYENPKYTILVYIDEPSNERYLASEVAAPVFASIVRKIIDLSRERWISFPKGIMPNLKGLSLRDALIIMNELGVKNVRFNGTGLVADQYPEAGSSDLREVVLILEEP from the coding sequence GTGAAATTGATATTTTATGTGGCAGCTATATTTTCAGCGGTGATGGTTGTTTCTTTCCTTCTAAAAGGAAACGCTGCGTATTCGCCGAAGCACTGGATGATTACTTTGCCTGCCACAAGAGGTAAGTTGCTTGATGTCAATGATCGACTTTGTGCTGTCGATGAAGCGTTTTATGTTGCTTATCTGGATGTAAATTATCTTAAGCAGAGATATATTGATAGTATTGACGCGCAGCTTTCTCTACTTGTGAAAAATTTTAACCTGCCTTATTCACCAGCCGAATTGCTAAATGGCAAGACACGTTTTATAAGATTGGATGAATCTCGTGACAGGGAGGCTATAGTCAACAAAATCCCAACTTCGTTGCTTCCATTTATATCGATTGAAATTCAAACCAGAAGACGGCAAATCTCTGATTATGCTCTGGATAAAATTGTTGGCAGAGTAATTGATGGACACGGTACTGGAGGCGTGGAAGAAAAACTTGATAAGATTCTCAAAAAGAGAAAAGATGGAAAATTGCTGCTGAAATACCATGGGTTTGTCAGTTTGTCTCCGAATATAGAACAGATCATAGAACCCGAAGATGGCAGCGATGTTAAATTAAGCATAGATATAGACATTCAAAAAATTTGTTATGAGGAAATTCAGAAAGCCGTTTTGGAAAACAACGCAATTGCGGGCGGAGTTGTTGTAATGGAAACAAATACAGGAAAGATACGGGCTATGGTCACAACGAGAGATTGGAACGACGCAGTTTTGGGTTATTTTGAACCTGGTTCAGCAATTAAGCCTGTGATTTATTCGATTGCTATTGAGAATAACATAGTTGGGCCAGATGATGTTTTTGAATGTAATGGCAGTGTGAAACCAGTTGAAGATCTTGACATAGTGGTGAAGGATCTTGAAGCACATGGACAAGTTGATGTTCAGAAGGCACTTGCTGTATCCTGCAATACTGCGACGATCCTGATAGCTAAGAAGATAAAGGAAAAAATGGGAGAATATGGATATTATAGTTGGTTAAGGCGTTTCGGTTTAGGTGAAAAAACAGGTGTGGAAATAGCCGGGGAAATAGATGGTGTACTTAGAAGGCCTGAACAGTGGTCGAAAATAGATTTTGCAATGATCTCAATAGGTCATGGTATAGGTACACCTCCTCTTCAATTTCTTGCGGCATTTAATGTTATTGCAAACAGAGGAGAGTATGTTTATCCCACTTTGCTTGAAGAAAAGATACCTGAAACCAGAAGAATTGTCAGTGAAAAAACATCTTCTCTGGTCTGTCAAATGCTCAGAAAGGTTGTAGAAGAGGGTACAGGAATAAAAGCACAGGTTCCCGGTGTAAATGTAGCTGGCAAAACTGGTACAGCACAAAAAATAGCGGCCGGGGAGGGAAAATATTTTTCGATTTTCGCAGGGTTTTATCCGTACGAAAATCCAAAGTACACAATACTTGTTTACATAGACGAACCCTCGAATGAGAGATATCTTGCAAGTGAAGTGGCGGCTCCTGTCTTCGCCTCGATCGTTAGAAAAATTATAGATCTTTCAAGGGAAAGGTGGATCAGTTTTCCGAAAGGAATAATGCCAAATTTGAAAGGATTGAGCCTAAGAGATGCGCTCATAATTATGAACGAGCTGGGTGTGAAAAACGTGAGATTTAACGGAACAGGTCTGGTTGCTGATCAATATCCAGAAGCTGGTTCCAGTGATTTAAGAGAAGTTGTCTTGATATTAGAAGAGCCTTGA
- the rsmH gene encoding 16S rRNA (cytosine(1402)-N(4))-methyltransferase RsmH: MEIVHVPVMVKEVLSYFSNLRGVFLDCTVGAGGHSEAILENIKGSVVIGIDVDEEILSVAKQRLKKYESEGRAKLLKATYVEAQRVLSQLGVKAVNGIIMDLGVSTLQLMKGERGFAFSSDGPLDMRMDKTQRLTAYDIVNFWQENQLRRIFFEYGEEKRYAGRIARFIVKNRPVETTAKLVEVIARALPEKERRFRRRHFATRVFQAIRIAVNNELENLRNFLVQVPDILNQNGRIIVISFHSLEDRIVKEAFRSIQELDVLTRKPVRPSLEEVRENPKARSAKMRIAERK; the protein is encoded by the coding sequence ATGGAAATTGTTCATGTCCCAGTCATGGTAAAAGAAGTGCTGAGTTATTTCAGCAATTTAAGAGGAGTGTTTCTGGATTGTACTGTAGGGGCAGGTGGACATAGCGAGGCGATACTCGAAAACATTAAAGGCAGCGTGGTCATAGGAATTGATGTAGATGAAGAAATCTTAAGTGTGGCGAAGCAGCGATTGAAAAAATACGAAAGCGAAGGCAGAGCGAAGTTACTGAAAGCTACGTATGTGGAGGCGCAAAGAGTTTTAAGCCAGCTTGGAGTAAAGGCAGTTAATGGAATAATAATGGATCTCGGCGTATCCACGCTGCAGCTTATGAAAGGCGAGCGTGGTTTTGCGTTTTCTTCAGATGGCCCATTAGATATGAGAATGGATAAGACGCAGCGTCTTACAGCGTATGATATCGTTAATTTCTGGCAGGAAAACCAGCTACGACGAATATTTTTTGAGTATGGGGAAGAGAAACGGTATGCAGGTCGTATAGCGCGTTTTATTGTCAAAAACAGACCTGTAGAAACAACGGCAAAGCTCGTTGAAGTTATAGCAAGAGCTTTACCTGAAAAAGAAAGAAGATTTCGAAGAAGGCATTTTGCAACCAGAGTTTTTCAGGCGATCAGGATAGCTGTAAACAACGAACTTGAGAATCTAAGAAATTTTTTGGTTCAGGTGCCAGATATTTTAAATCAAAATGGGCGAATAATTGTGATCTCTTTTCATTCACTTGAAGACAGAATAGTGAAGGAAGCTTTCAGATCCATTCAAGAATTAGATGTATTAACAAGAAAGCCTGTAAGACCGAGTTTGGAGGAGGTCAGAGAAAATCCGAAAGCTCGGAGCGCAAAGATGCGTATAGCGGAGCGAAAGTGA